Proteins from a genomic interval of Gossypium hirsutum isolate 1008001.06 chromosome A09, Gossypium_hirsutum_v2.1, whole genome shotgun sequence:
- the LOC107888969 gene encoding probable sugar phosphate/phosphate translocator At3g17430: MINKPLVLTYLCLLIYVLLSSGVILYNKWVLSPKYFNFPFPITLTMFHMAFSGLFAFFLIRVFKVVAPVKMTFEIYATCVVPISAFFASSLWFGNTAYLYISVAFIQMLKALMPVATFSMGVLCGTDKPRCDVFLNMVLVSVGVVISSYGEIHFNIVGTVYQVTGIFAEALRLVLTQVLLQKKGLTLNPITSLYYIAPCSFVFLFVPWCLLEKPGMAVSLIQFNFWIFFSNALCALALNLSTFLVIGRTGAVTIRVAGVLKDWILIALSTVIFPESTITGLNIIGYAIALCGVVMYNYIKVKDGRASQLPSDSIPERFTKDRDWKLEKKSSAIINPNSNGDSNEGNFNGSEMNDEEAPLVSSRLSHFGRSFSNHTK; encoded by the exons ATGATAAACAAGCCGCTTGTATTGACTTATCTCTGCCTATTGATTTACGTTTTGCTTTCTTCCGGAGTTATACTGTACAACAAG TGGGTTCTCTCTCCCAAGTACTTCAATTTCCCGTTCCCTATAACGTTGACAATGTTTCACATGGCGTTCTCCGGACTCTTTGCGTTTTTTCTTATCCGTGTTTTCAAG GTTGTAGCTCCTGTTAAAATGACATTTGAAAT ATATGCAACATGTGTAGTACCCATAAGTGCCTTCTTTGCATCAAGTCTTTG GTTTGGCAACACTGCCTATTTGTATATATCTGTGGCTTTTATCCAGATGCTCAAAGCTCTAA TGCCAGTGGCAACCTTTTCCATGGGTGTTCTGTGTGGCACTGACAAACCAAGGTGCGATGTGTTCTTAAACATGGTGCTGGTCAGCGTTGGAGTTGTCATTTCCTCATATGGGGAAATTCATTTTAATATAGTTGGCACAGTTTATCAGGTCACGGGCATCTTTGCTGAAGCTCTTAGGCTTGTCTTAACTCAAGTACTCCTGCAAAAGAAGGGCTTGACTCTAAATCCAATTACCAGTTTATATTACATTGCACCATGCAG ttTTGTATTTCTTTTTGTGCCTTGGTGTTTACTGGAGAAGCCTGGGATGGCAGTTTCACTGATACAGTTCAATTTTTGGATCTTCTTCTCCAATGCTCTTTGTGCTCTAGCTCTGAACTTGTCAACATTCTTAGTAATTGGAAGAACTGGAGCTGTCACCATCAGGGTGGCTGGTGTTCTAAAAGACTGGATACTGATTGCCCTTTCCACTGTTATTTTTCCAGAGTCTACCATAACTGGGCTCAATATAATTGGATATGCCATTG CTCTCTGTGGCGTTGTCATGTATAATTACATAAAGGTTAAGGATGGTCGTGCTTCTCAGCTACCTTCAGATAGTATCCCAGAGAGATTCACGAAG GATCGGGATTGGAAGTTGGAGAAGAAATCATCAGCCATAATCAACCCCAATAGCAATGGTGATAGCAATGAGGGGAACTTCAATGGGTCAGAAATGAATGATGAAGAAGCGCCTCTAGTTTCATCAAGGCTATCACATTTTGGACGTTCATTCAGCAACCATACCAAATGA
- the LOC107888972 gene encoding CBL-interacting serine/threonine-protein kinase 1, with translation MGSKRTAEENKKKGILQLGNYELGRNLGEGNFGKVKLAKNLHSGLTFAVKILEKSKLIQLSIADQIKREIATLKLLKHPNVVRLHEVLASKTKIYMVLEYATGGELFVRIASKGKLSEAEGRKFFQQLIDGVSYCHNKGVFHRDLKLENVLIDDKGNIKISDFGLSALPQHIRGDGLLHTTCGSPNYVAPEILANRGYDGATSDIWSCGVILYVILTGYLPFDDRNLAVLYQKIFKGDPQIPKWLSPGARNMIRRILDPNPETRITMAGIKEDEWFQQDYTPAVPDDEEEDIYIDDEAFSMCEVGCDGGRTQESPTLINAFQLIGMSSCLDLSGFFEKEDVSERKIRFTSNRSGKDLLAKIQDTVTEMGFRVQMRNGKLKATQEHTVQKRLASLSVAAEVFEISPSLYVVELRKSYGDSTVYRQLCTKLFNDLGDPQGQGLVSTEA, from the exons ATGGGCAGCAAGAGAACAGCGGAGGAGAACAAGAAGAAAGGAATTTTGCAATTAGGAAATTACGAATTAGGGAGGAATCTCGGCGAAGGAAATTTCGGCAAAGTTAAATTGGCTAAGAATCTCCATTCCGGCCTCACTTTCGCCGTTAAGATCCTCGAAAAGTCTAAGCTCATTCAACTCAGCATCGCCGATCAG ATAAAGAGAGAAATCGCTACTTTGAAACTCCTCAAACATCCTAACGTGGTTCGCTTACACGAG GTGTTGGCAAGCAAAACCAAGATTTACATGGTCCTAGAGTACGCAACTGGAGGGGAATTGTTTGTCAGAATT GCATCCAAAGGGAAGCTATCAGAAGCAGAAGGAAGAAAGTTCTTCCAGCAATTAATTGATGGTGTTAGTTATTGTCACAACAAAGGTGTTTTCCACAGGGATCTTAAG cTGGAAAATGTTCTGATTGATGATAAAGGGAACATAAAGATATCTGATTTTGGCCTTAGTGCATTGCCTCAACATATTAGG GGGGATGGCTTACTGCATACAACATGTGGAAGTCCAAACTACGTCGCGCCAGAGATTTTGGCAAATAGAGGGTATGATGGTGCCACTTCAGACATATGGTCATGTGGTGTCATCTTATATGTCATTCTCACCGGTTATCTCCCTTTTGATGATAGAAACCTTGCAGTTCTTTATCAAAAG ATTTTCAAAGGGGATCCTCAGATCCCGAAATGGTTGTCACCTGGGGCTCGGAACATGATAAGAAGGATTCTTGACCCAAACCCTGAAACCAGGATAACAATGGCGGGTATCAAGGAAGATGAATGGTTCCAGCAAGACTATACTCCTGCTGTACCTGATGATGAGGAAGaagatatatatattgatgatGAAGCTTTCTCAATGTGTGAAGTG GGTTGTGATGGAGGTAGGACTCAAGAATCACCTACTCTCATTAATGCTTTTCAGTTGATAGGAATGTCATCGTGCCTAGACCTTTCTGGTTTCTTTGAGAAGGAG GATGTATCTGAAAGGAAGATCAGATTTACCTCGAATCGTTCGGGTAAAGATTTGCTTGCAAAGATCCAAGACACGGTGACAGAGATGGGATTTCGAGTCCAAATGAGAAACGGAAAG TTGAAAGCAACGCAAGAGCACACGGTCCAAAAACGCCTTGCCAGTCTTTCAGTTGCAGCTGAG GTGTTTGAGATAAGTCCGTCATTGTACGTAGTTGAATTAAGAAAATCATATGGCGATTCTACAGTTTATAGACAG TTATGTACAAAGCTATTTAATGACTTAGGCGATCCTCAGGGCCAAGGCCTGGTGTCCACAGAAGCTTGA
- the LOC107888970 gene encoding enhancer of mRNA-decapping protein 4 encodes MASNPNPQPQSGGGGSGGFDLNKLFKPSSSPMLQHQHLQNVNVTATSPSPTPSPSTSNLTTSPSFPAQSSTPPPPPYLTPSSSYPPPTGPYPFHHYVPYPPPPQPQHPLHPYPNPTGPIPYHPQPQLPTPPTCGNDILMAFFGTQAQSLAPAPVPSAPPLNMSVTPSAPSPSPSPARLLSSKVPKGRHLSGTNLLYDIHVRLPSEVQPQLEVTPITKYASDPGLVLGRQIAVNRNYICYGLKLGNIRILNINTALRSLLRGHTQRVTDMAFFAEDVHLLASASVDGRVFVWRINEGPDDEDKPQIFGKVVIALQIVGQESSKHPRVCWHPHKQEILMVAIGNRILKIDTIKVGKLDGFSAEEPLNCSVDKLIDGVQFVGKHDGEITELSMCQWLTTRLASASVDGTVKIWEDRKPIPLAVLRPHDGHPVYSATFLTGPHRPDHIVLITGGPLNCEVKIWASSGEEGWLLPSDGESWQCMQTLELRCSAESEVDNAFFNQVVALPRAGLFLLANAKKNAIYAVHIEYGPNPAATCMDYIAEFTVTMPILSLTGTSDSLPGGEYTVQVYCVQTQAIQQYALDLSQCLPPPLENTDLDKTDSNVAHVSDAMNSDGSASQELSHGYKPTEKTINYGSSESAAMASCPQNVASSEVKFISESAVSGMESKPSALLSGSSAENVHTATPPLPLSPRLSQKSSGFGNPSNVDHVNRSAPDHSVDHKVDTVKENNVEVSYAGENLQKVEDIAVFKHPTHLVTPSEILSTVSSSTENAQISQVINEGEATIKDVVKNDAESVEVEVDVLGETKYSQGSHTTVGDNKEKAFYSQASDLGVQMARDFCAETYGVEGAQQANHMGVLVQADRLTNSGDGDEQNVIKNAPPKVGETDTAITGSPSPASAKGKKQKKKNSQESVPSSPSASPYNSTDSSNEPGCSSGALSADANFPQLLAMRDMLGQSLSVQKEMQKQMNAIVSAPVYKEGKRLEASLGRSIEKAVKANTDALWARIQDENAKQEKLERDRMQQITNLITNCLNKDLPVMFEKSLKKDIAAVGPVVARAISPTLEKSISSAITESFQKGIGERAVNHLEKSVSSKLEATVARQIQAQFQTTGKQALQDALRSSLETSVIPAFEMSCKSMFEQIDVTFHKGLIEHTATAQQQFENSHSSLAAALQEAIKSATSITQTLSGELANAQRNLLARAAAGGNSNAGNPLVSQLSNGPLTHLHEMPEVHLDPTKELARMIAEKKYEEAFTSALNRSDVSIVSWLCSQVNLQGILSMKPCPLSQGVLLSLFQQLAFDVNKETSRKLVWMTDVAVAIIPSDPTIAMHVVPIFRQVSQIVDHLQSMSTTSASETGSIRILKFVINSVLNCK; translated from the exons CAATCCTCAACGCCGCCTCCACCGCCCTATTTGACGCCTTCTTCCTCTTACCCTCCGCCTACTGGGCCTTACCCTTTCCACCACTACGTTCCTTACCCTCCTCCTCCTCAACCCCAACACCCTTTGCATCCTTATCCTAATCCTACTGGACCTATTCCTTATCATCCCCAACCCCAACTCCCCACCCCTCCTACTTGCGGAAACGACATTTTGATGGCCTTCTTTGGCACTCAAGCTCAGTCACTAGCTCCTGCCCCTGTCCCTTCTGCCCCGCCTCTTAATATGAGTGTCACCCCATCTGCTCCTTCGCCCTCTCCCTCACCTGCCCGACTGTTGAGCAGCAAGGTCCCGAAGGGCAGGCATCTCTCTGGGACCAATCTCCTTTACGATATTCATGTCAGGCTACCCAGTGAAGTACAACCCCAACTTGAGGTCACTCCCATTACCAAGTATGCATCTGATCCTGGCCTTGTTCTTGGTCGTCAGATTGCTGTTAATAGGAATTACATTTGCTATGGTCTCAAGCTTGGGAATATACGTATCCTCAACATCAACACTGCCCTCCGGTCCTTGCTTCGTGGCCACACTCAG AGAGTAACAGATATGGCTTTTTTTGCTGAGGATGTCCACCTTTTGGCCAG TGCAAGTGTTGATGGCCGGGTTTTTGTATGGAGGATCAATGAGGGACCTGATGATGAAGATAAGCCGCAAATTTTTGGCAAAGTTGTTATTGCGCTTCAGATCGTAGGGCAAGAATCATCAAAACATCCACGAGTCTGCTGGCATCCTCACAAACAA GAGATTTTGATGGTTGCTATCGGAAATCGTATCCTGAAAATTGATACAATCAAAGTTGGAAAACTTGATGGATTTTCAGCAGAGGAACCTCTTAATTGCTCTGTTGATAAGCTTATTGATGGGGTTCAGTTTGTTGGCAAACATGATGGTGAGATTACTGAGTTGTCAATGTGCCAATGGTTGACTACCCGTTTAGCTTCAGCTTCAGTAGATGGCACG GTGAAAATTTGGGAAGATCGTAAGCCCATACCACTTGCAGTGTTGAGGCCACATGATGGACATCCTGTTTACTCGGCAACATTCTTGACTGGCCCACATCGCCCTGATCATATTGTTCTTATCACAGGA GGCCCACTAAACTGTGAAGTGAAGATATGGGCCTCTTCAGGTGAAGAGGGCTGGTTGTTGCCCAGTGATGGTGAATCATGGCAGTGTATGCAGACATTGGAATTGAGGTGTTCTGCTGAGTCTGAGGTTGACAATGCATTCTTTAATCAAGTTGTGGCACTGCCCCGTGCAGGCCTGTTTCTGCTTGCAAATGCCAAGAAGAATGCTATATATGCTGTTCACATAGAATATGGGCCTAATCCTGCAGCTACCTGCATGGATTACATAGCTGAATTTACTGTCACAATGCCTATATTGAGTCTCACGGGAACAAGTGATAGTTTGCCAGGTGGAGAATATACTGTCCAAGTCTACTGTGTTCAAACACAGGCTATTCAGCAATATGCTTTGGACTTGTCTCAGTGCCTGCCACCACCCCTGGAAAACACAGACTTGGATAAAACTGATTCCAATGTTGCTCATGTTTCTGATGCCATGAACTCTGATGGTTCTGCTTCTCAGGAATTATCTCATGGATATAAACCAACTGAGAAGACTATAAACTACGGTAGCTCTGAAAGTGCTGCCATGGCAAGCTGTCCACAAAATGTAGCTTCTTCAGAGGTTAAATTCATATCTGAGAGTGCTGTGTCTGGCATGGAAAGTAAGCCAAGTGCTTTGCTGTCTGGTAGTAGTGCTGAAAATGTGCACACTGCAACACCTCCACTTCCATTAAGTCCAAGGTTATCACAGAAGTCTTCTGGTTTTGGAAATCCATCAAATGTTGATCATGTTAACCGCTCAGCACCTGATCATTCTGTTGATCACAAAGTAGACACGGTTAAAGAGAATAATGTTGAAGTGTCCTATGCAGGTGAGAACTTGCAGAAAGTTGAAGATATTGCAGTGTTCAAACATCCAACCCATCTGGTAACACCATCAGAGATATTGTCTACCGTGTCTTCATCGACAGAAAATGCACAAATCAGTCAGGTTATTAATGAGGGTGAGGCAACAATCAAAGATGTGGTCAAGAATGATGCTGAAAGCGTAGAGGTAGAAGTTGATGTTCTTGGTGAGACTAAATATTCACAAGGCTCTCATACTACAGTTGGAGATAACAAAGAAAAGGCCTTCTACTCACAGGCATCAGATCTTGGCGTTCAGATGGCTAGAGATTTTTGTGCAGAAACTTATGGCGTTGAGGGAGCTCAACAAGCTAATCACATGGGTGTTTTGGTTCAAGCAGATAGACTTACTAATTCTGGTGATGGGGATGAGCagaatgtgattaaaaatgcccCTCCAAAGGTTGGTGAAACAGACACTGCCATCACTGGTTCCCCATCTCCCGCTTCTGCTAAAGGGAAAAAGCAGAAGAAGAAAAATTCTCAAGAATCTGTCCCATCTTCCCCTTCAGCTAGCCCATATAATTCCACGGATTCATCTAATGAACCAGGTTGCAGTTCCGGGGCTCTGTCAGCTGATGCTAATTTCCCCCAATTGCTGGCCATGCGGGATATGCTTGGGCAg TCCCTTAGCGTGCAGAAGGAAATGCAGAAGCAGATGAACGCAATTGTCTCTGCTCCTGTTTACAAAGAAGGGAAAAGACTGGAAGCATCCTTGGGCAGGAGCATTGAGAAAGCTGTAAAGGCAAACACAGATGCTTTGTGGGCCCGTATCCAAGATGAAAATGCAAAACAAGAGAAGTTAGAGAGAGACCGCATGCAGCAGATAACAAATTTGATCACCAACTGTTTAAATAAGGACTTGCCAGTCATGTTTGAGAAATCCTTAAAGAAGGATATAGCTGCAGTTGGCCCTGTTGTGGCTCGTGCTATTAGTCCCACTCTGGAGAAAAGTATATCTTCTGCTATTACAGAGTCATTCCAG AAAGGCATTGGGGAGAGGGCAGTGAATCATCTGGAGAAGTCAGTCAGTTCAAAACTTGAAGCAACAGTGGCCAGGCAAATCCAAGCACAATTTCAAACTACTGGAAAGCAAGCACTTCAG GATGCACTGAGATCTAGCCTGGAAACTTCTGTTATTCCAGCATTTGAGATGTCATGCAAATCAATGTTTGAGCAAATTGATGTCACATTTCATAAAGGGCTAATAGAACACACAGCAACTGCTCAGCAGCAATTTGAAAATTCACATTCTTCCCTTGCTGCTGCTCTACAG GAAGCTATTAAATCTGCAACTTCAATCACACAAACCTTAAGTGGCGAACTGGCCAACGCGCAACGAAATCTTCTAGCTAGAGCAGCTGCAGGTGGCAACTCCAATGCAGGAAATCCCTTGGTTTCACAATTGAGTAATGGACCACTGACTCATCTGCATGAGATG CCTGAGGTACACTTAGATCCAACTAAAGAGTTAGCAAGAATGATAgctgaaaagaaatatgaagaagcATTCACCTCAGCCCTGAATAGAAGCGATGTCTCTATAGTTTCCTGGTTGTGTTCTCAG GTTAATCTGCAAGGGATATTGTCAATGAAACCATGTCCACTGAGCCAAGGAGTATTGCTGTCACTTTTTCAGCAACTGGCTTTTGATGTCAACAAGGAAACTAGTAGAAAGCTTGTATGGATGACTGATGTAGCTGTTGCCATAATCCCCTCTGATCCGACAATAGCCATGCATGTGGTACCAATATTTAGACAGGTGTCTCAGATTGTGGATCATTTACAAAGCATGTCCACGACATCTGCCTCAGAAACCGGCAGCATCCGGATTCTTAAGTTTGTCATAAACAGTGTGTTGAACTGTAAATGA